In Prosthecochloris sp. GSB1, the following proteins share a genomic window:
- a CDS encoding adenosine deaminase: MKTLITGIPKAELHLHIEGTLEPAMMLSIGKRNGLALPFPDVETAQKAYDFEDLQSFLDIYYKGASVLLHEQDFYDLTMAYLKKAVSQNVRHTEIFFDPQTHTSRGVAFETVLDGITNALRDGEKTFGISTKLIMCILRHLSEKEGLETLERSLDYRDRIAGIGLDSSETGNPPEKFAELYERARGAGFLTVAHAGEEGHADYIWQALKTLHVRRIDHGVHCMEDDTLVEELVRQQIPLTVCPLSNIKLHVFASMRDHNLKTMLRRGLLVTVNSDDPAYFGGYVNENYLAVQKALRLEPGEIVTLAKNSFRASFLPEEQKKLRLLEMERWISKHNPT, translated from the coding sequence ATGAAAACCCTGATCACAGGCATCCCCAAAGCCGAATTGCACCTGCACATCGAGGGGACGCTCGAACCGGCCATGATGCTGTCGATCGGAAAACGCAACGGTCTCGCCCTTCCCTTCCCCGATGTCGAAACAGCACAAAAAGCATACGATTTCGAGGACCTTCAATCGTTCCTCGACATCTACTACAAGGGCGCCTCCGTCCTGTTGCACGAACAGGACTTTTACGATCTCACCATGGCGTACCTGAAGAAAGCCGTCTCGCAGAATGTTCGGCACACAGAGATATTTTTCGATCCGCAGACACACACATCGCGAGGTGTCGCATTTGAGACAGTCCTCGACGGAATCACCAATGCGCTTCGCGACGGAGAAAAAACGTTCGGCATCTCGACGAAGCTCATCATGTGCATTCTTCGACACCTGAGCGAAAAAGAAGGACTCGAAACGCTTGAACGATCACTTGACTACAGGGATCGTATCGCCGGCATCGGCCTCGATTCCTCGGAAACCGGCAACCCGCCCGAGAAGTTCGCCGAACTCTACGAGCGCGCCCGCGGAGCGGGATTCCTTACGGTGGCCCATGCAGGTGAAGAGGGACACGCCGACTACATCTGGCAGGCCCTGAAAACGCTCCATGTAAGGAGAATCGATCACGGCGTTCATTGCATGGAAGACGATACCCTCGTGGAGGAACTGGTACGGCAGCAAATCCCGCTGACCGTCTGTCCGCTCTCAAACATCAAATTGCACGTTTTTGCCTCCATGCGGGATCACAATCTTAAAACCATGCTCCGCAGAGGGCTGCTCGTAACCGTCAATTCCGACGACCCGGCATATTTCGGGGGCTACGTGAACGAAAACTATCTCGCCGTCCAGAAAGCCCTGCGGCTTGAACCCGGGGAGATCGTAACGTTGGCGAAAAATTCCTTCCGGGCGTCTTTTCTGCCGGAGGAACAGAAAAAGCTCCGTCTCCTGGAGATGGAGCGCTGGATTTCAAAACATAACCCGACATAA
- the hpt gene encoding hypoxanthine phosphoribosyltransferase — MNAATVTRLISEETISRRVKELGERITADYRGTDNLLFITVLKGAFMFAADLLREVDVPCGIEFIRASSYDRSTRSSGRVELACDLDIGGHDVLLVEDIVDTGLTISRIEEEFRKQRPSSLRLCTLLDKPSARKFPVRIDYSGFQVPDRFVVGYGIDYAEKHRELPFIGTIDENP; from the coding sequence ATGAACGCAGCAACCGTCACCAGGCTTATTTCCGAAGAAACCATATCGCGGCGGGTCAAGGAACTCGGCGAGCGCATCACGGCCGATTACAGGGGAACGGACAACCTGCTCTTCATTACTGTTCTGAAAGGGGCCTTCATGTTCGCGGCAGACCTTCTTCGGGAAGTCGACGTGCCATGCGGCATCGAGTTCATCCGGGCATCCAGCTACGACCGTTCGACACGCTCTTCTGGCAGGGTCGAGCTCGCTTGCGACCTTGACATCGGCGGTCATGACGTACTGCTTGTAGAAGATATCGTCGATACCGGCCTGACGATAAGCAGGATCGAGGAAGAGTTCCGAAAACAACGCCCTTCCTCGCTCAGACTCTGCACGCTGCTCGACAAACCCTCGGCAAGAAAGTTTCCCGTAAGGATCGACTATTCCGGCTTTCAAGTCCCCGACAGGTTTGTGGTCGGCTACGGCATAGATTATGCGGAAAAACACAGGGAACTGCCGTTTATCGGGACGATTGACGAAAACCCGTGA
- a CDS encoding homocitrate synthase/isopropylmalate synthase family protein, producing the protein MNSPERKPWIIDTTLRDGEQAPGVVFSKSEKKTIARKLAEAGIDELEIGYPAISPEERRVIREIVSMRLPARLTSWARAKKEDIEHAKATGAEGVHISFPVSGLYLRLMEKDYDWVRRQLETLVPEARKHFGFVSVGGQDATRATPEILDRFVTDAFECGAERVRIADTVGIATPFGIARTISRLKSAAPVALEFHAHNDLGMATANAFCAIEAGCDAVSVSATGLGERAGNAALEEVALALKLSGTRRTSIRTDLLHELCRTVASAANRTIEDQKAVIGASVFRHESGIHCNALLKHPLSYQPFLPGEIGKKSHEFVIGKHSGSAAIQHVLAACGIVIDRGQAGKLLGPVRVAADMKKSGLSSAELEDIYKQYLANTLDTCKS; encoded by the coding sequence ATGAACAGCCCCGAACGAAAACCATGGATTATCGATACGACGCTCAGGGACGGCGAGCAGGCGCCCGGAGTCGTTTTCAGCAAGAGCGAAAAAAAGACTATCGCGCGCAAACTCGCGGAAGCGGGAATCGATGAACTCGAGATCGGCTATCCCGCCATAAGCCCCGAAGAACGAAGGGTGATCCGCGAAATCGTCTCGATGCGGCTTCCAGCGAGGCTCACGAGCTGGGCGAGAGCGAAAAAGGAAGATATCGAGCACGCGAAAGCCACGGGCGCCGAAGGCGTCCACATAAGCTTTCCGGTTTCCGGACTTTATCTCCGGCTCATGGAAAAAGATTACGACTGGGTGCGTCGCCAGCTTGAAACCCTTGTGCCCGAAGCCCGGAAACATTTCGGCTTCGTCAGCGTGGGAGGACAAGACGCGACCAGAGCGACACCGGAAATCCTCGACCGTTTCGTGACAGACGCTTTCGAATGCGGCGCCGAACGGGTGAGGATTGCCGATACGGTCGGCATAGCCACCCCGTTCGGCATAGCTCGCACCATAAGCCGCCTGAAATCGGCGGCCCCCGTAGCGCTTGAATTTCACGCCCATAACGATCTCGGCATGGCCACAGCCAACGCTTTTTGCGCTATCGAGGCCGGTTGCGACGCGGTCAGCGTGTCGGCCACCGGCCTGGGCGAACGCGCCGGGAACGCAGCGCTCGAGGAAGTCGCTCTCGCCCTGAAGCTTTCCGGAACCAGGCGGACGTCGATCAGAACGGATCTGCTCCACGAGCTATGCCGGACGGTCGCCTCGGCGGCCAACAGAACCATCGAGGACCAGAAGGCCGTGATCGGGGCATCGGTCTTCAGGCACGAGTCAGGCATTCATTGCAACGCCCTCCTGAAGCATCCTCTTTCCTACCAGCCGTTTCTTCCCGGCGAAATAGGAAAGAAAAGCCATGAGTTCGTCATTGGAAAGCATTCGGGAAGCGCCGCCATTCAGCACGTGCTCGCAGCTTGCGGCATCGTCATCGACCGCGGGCAGGCGGGAAAACTTCTCGGCCCTGTTCGTGTCGCCGCGGACATGAAGAAAAGCGGCCTGTCCTCGGCGGAACTGGAAGATATCTATAAACAATACCTTGCGA